One genomic segment of Oenanthe melanoleuca isolate GR-GAL-2019-014 chromosome 5, OMel1.0, whole genome shotgun sequence includes these proteins:
- the C5H11orf58 gene encoding small acidic protein, whose amino-acid sequence MSSARESQSQHGLKRAASPDGSSSWEAADLGNEERKQKFLRLMGAAKKEHTGRLVIGDHRSTSHFRTGEEDKKMNEELESQYQQSMDSTMSGRNRRHCGLGFSEFQEDEQEEEAAGHSSDESSEDSESGSDSEQEESAEELQATEKHDEAEVPENKKEAKSNYKMMFVKASGS is encoded by the exons ATGAGCTCAGCCCGGGAGTCGCAGAGCCAGCACGGCCTGAAGCGAGCGGCCTCCCCCGAT ggctccagcagctgggaggcGGCGGACCTCGGCAACGAGGAGCGCAAGCAGAAGTTCCTGCGGCTGATGGGCGCCGCGAAG AAAGAACATACTGGCCGCCTTGTTATCGGAGACCACAGATCAACCTCTCACTTCAGGACAG GGGaagaagacaagaaaatgaACGAGGAGTTGGAGTCTCAGTACCAGCAGAGCATGGACAGCACCATGTCGGGGCGGAACCGGCGCCACTGCGGGCTTGGGTTCAGTGAG TTTCAGGAAGATGAACAagaagaggaggcagctggaCACTCCTCTGATGAGAGTTCAGAGGATTCTGAAAGTGGCTCTGATTCAGAGCAAGAGGAGTCTGCAGAGGAGCTACAAGCTACTGAAAAACATGATGAAGCTGAGgttccagaaaacaaaaaagaagcaaaaagcaACTATAAAATGATGTTTGTGAAAGCCAGTGGTTCATAA